Proteins encoded in a region of the Nocardia asteroides genome:
- a CDS encoding WYL domain-containing protein, giving the protein MPTASSTVTSRRLLSLLSLLQVRRDWPGSLLAERLGVSERTVRRDVDRLREIGYPVRAVKGPDGGYRLAAGSELPPLLFDDEQAVALAVALRNAAATGAGIEEAAARALATVRQLLPSRLRQRVDALEITVGESAGPAAAPRVDTQVLLALSAAVRSREEVRFDYRSPTQPDDTGPRAPRRIQPHHLVVRSLRWYLIGWASERGEWRVYRVDRMTLRVPNGPRFAPRPVPGGDIAAFLSARFKGSDSANTWPCRGEVVLDLPIAQVAPFAGDGVVEELGPARTRLLLGSWSWPALAATVARFGTEIEVVGPDRLRDAFTDLSRRAGRAAGLG; this is encoded by the coding sequence ATGCCGACCGCCTCCTCGACGGTGACCTCCCGCCGCCTGCTCTCGCTGCTGTCTTTGCTCCAGGTCCGCCGCGATTGGCCGGGCAGTCTGCTGGCCGAGAGGCTGGGCGTCAGTGAACGTACGGTGCGTCGCGATGTCGATCGCTTGCGCGAGATCGGTTACCCCGTCCGGGCGGTCAAGGGGCCCGACGGTGGTTACCGTCTCGCGGCGGGCAGCGAACTGCCGCCGCTATTGTTCGACGACGAGCAAGCGGTCGCGCTCGCCGTGGCGTTGCGCAACGCGGCCGCGACCGGCGCGGGCATCGAAGAGGCAGCCGCACGAGCGCTGGCGACCGTACGCCAGCTGCTGCCTTCCCGCTTGCGGCAGCGCGTCGATGCCCTCGAGATCACGGTGGGCGAATCGGCCGGGCCCGCGGCCGCTCCCCGGGTCGACACCCAGGTGCTGCTCGCGTTGAGTGCCGCTGTCCGCTCCCGAGAGGAGGTGCGGTTCGACTACCGGTCACCGACACAGCCGGATGACACCGGTCCGCGGGCCCCCCGCCGAATCCAACCACACCACCTGGTGGTCCGCAGTCTGCGCTGGTACCTCATCGGATGGGCCTCAGAACGTGGGGAGTGGCGGGTCTACCGCGTCGACCGGATGACACTTCGGGTGCCCAACGGGCCGCGGTTCGCGCCCCGGCCGGTGCCCGGCGGCGATATCGCCGCGTTCTTGTCCGCGCGGTTCAAAGGCTCCGACAGTGCGAATACCTGGCCATGCCGCGGCGAGGTTGTCCTCGACCTCCCCATCGCACAGGTGGCCCCGTTCGCCGGCGACGGTGTCGTCGAGGAACTCGGCCCTGCCCGAACCAGGCTGCTGCTCGGTTCCTGGTCCTGGCCCGCGCTCGCGGCGACAGTAGCGCGCTTCGGCACCGAGATCGAGGTCGTCGGCCCGGATCGACTGCGTGACGCATTCACCGATCTATCCCGTCGCGCAGGCCGTGCCGCAGGTCTGGGCTGA
- a CDS encoding cytochrome P450, whose protein sequence is MTTPQFPTSAPHTASTGTCPVQHGSAGSDDRRVPLYTPQFVADPHRAYRQMRRQYGSLVPVELAPGVPATLVIAYRTAVRILNDPDHFPADPRTWQKTIPDNSPVRPMMEWYPAARYNTGDAHIRYRQASVSSIDGIDTHGLRPTVEKLAIPLINTFCEAGSADLVSQYAFPLVLGILNDMVGCPTEIGQRVATGMAARFDTVNPAQGMKMVKEALMELIQLKRRQPGDDATSRLAHHPADLNDVEIFAQLMSFYGAGFEAQRNLITNTLLLMITDDRFRFGDVLGRNLSTTDALDEVLFNDPPMANFCTTYPRQPIMIDDVWLPADQPVVISLAACNNDPDIHGTDEPGSSRIGNRSHLAWSTGPHACPAKSIAYPTVQNAIDQLLDALPEMELAVPADQLVWRPGPFHRAMTAMPVVFPKSPPLTYV, encoded by the coding sequence TTGACCACACCACAGTTCCCGACATCCGCACCGCATACCGCATCGACCGGAACGTGCCCCGTCCAGCACGGCTCCGCCGGCAGCGATGACCGCCGAGTTCCGCTGTATACCCCGCAGTTCGTCGCCGACCCGCATCGCGCTTACCGCCAGATGCGTCGTCAGTACGGTTCGCTCGTTCCCGTCGAGCTGGCACCGGGTGTGCCCGCGACGTTGGTGATCGCGTATCGGACGGCGGTGCGGATCCTCAACGACCCGGATCACTTTCCCGCTGATCCACGAACCTGGCAGAAAACCATTCCGGACAACTCTCCGGTCCGGCCGATGATGGAGTGGTACCCGGCAGCGCGATACAACACCGGAGACGCGCATATCCGCTATCGGCAGGCATCCGTCTCGAGCATCGACGGGATCGACACCCACGGGCTGCGTCCCACTGTCGAGAAACTCGCCATCCCGCTGATCAACACCTTCTGCGAGGCCGGTTCCGCCGACCTGGTGTCCCAATACGCTTTTCCCCTCGTCCTCGGGATCCTCAACGACATGGTCGGCTGCCCCACCGAGATCGGGCAGCGGGTCGCGACCGGCATGGCCGCGCGCTTCGATACGGTCAACCCCGCCCAGGGCATGAAGATGGTCAAAGAGGCCCTGATGGAGCTGATACAGCTCAAACGGCGCCAGCCCGGCGACGACGCCACCTCGCGGCTGGCACATCATCCGGCCGACCTCAACGACGTGGAGATCTTCGCCCAACTGATGAGCTTCTACGGCGCGGGCTTCGAAGCGCAGCGCAACCTGATCACCAACACCCTGCTGCTGATGATCACCGACGACCGGTTCCGCTTCGGCGACGTCCTCGGCCGAAACCTGTCCACCACCGACGCCCTCGACGAGGTCCTGTTCAACGACCCGCCGATGGCGAACTTCTGCACCACCTACCCGCGGCAGCCGATCATGATCGACGATGTCTGGCTGCCGGCAGACCAGCCGGTCGTCATCAGTCTCGCCGCGTGCAACAACGACCCCGACATCCACGGGACCGACGAGCCCGGCAGCAGCCGCATCGGCAATCGCTCGCATCTGGCATGGAGTACCGGCCCGCACGCCTGCCCTGCTAAATCCATCGCCTACCCGACTGTCCAGAACGCTATCGACCAACTGCTCGACGCCCTCCCCGAAATGGAACTCGCGGTGCCTGCCGACCAGCTGGTCTGGCGGCCGGGTCCGTTCCACCGCGCGATGACGGCAATGCCGGTCGTTTTCCCGAAGTCCCCGCCGCTGACCTATGTGTAG
- a CDS encoding DUF488 family protein yields MTTRRTVQIRRIYDDPTAQDGTRVLVDRLWPRGVSKTRAHLDEWCKQIAPSTELRRWYGHEAERFDEFARRYRDELTQPDRAAALTHLRELADQSKLTLLTGTKNTDISEAAVLAELVEQPNRSPEK; encoded by the coding sequence ATGACGACTCGACGCACTGTGCAAATCCGCAGAATCTATGACGACCCAACCGCGCAGGACGGCACGCGCGTGCTCGTGGACCGGCTCTGGCCCCGCGGTGTCAGCAAAACCAGAGCCCATCTCGACGAGTGGTGTAAACAGATCGCTCCCTCCACCGAACTGCGCAGGTGGTACGGCCACGAGGCGGAACGCTTCGATGAATTCGCCCGCCGCTACCGCGACGAACTGACCCAACCCGACCGCGCCGCCGCTCTCACACACCTGCGCGAACTGGCCGACCAAAGCAAACTCACGCTGCTCACAGGCACCAAGAACACCGACATCAGCGAAGCGGCCGTACTCGCCGAACTCGTCGAACAACCGAACAGATCGCCCGAAAAGTGA
- a CDS encoding TetR/AcrR family transcriptional regulator yields the protein MGALRTPREKWVEEGLRALAEGGVEAVRVDALAKRLGVTRGGFYGYFTDREVLLEEMLDTWERQSVDAEIDRVEQEGGARDKAWLVDRFLQSADQVRSVDLALRDWARRDQAIAERMRRVDNKRMRLAREMIGTFCSDPDEVEARALLAFCLAIGSAFLAADHPDRSRAQVIADAAELVLAHQPEVLAPSAGHAHQ from the coding sequence ATGGGCGCGTTGCGCACGCCGCGTGAGAAATGGGTCGAAGAGGGCTTGCGAGCACTCGCCGAGGGCGGGGTGGAAGCCGTGCGGGTCGACGCCCTGGCCAAGCGGCTCGGCGTGACCAGGGGCGGCTTTTACGGCTACTTCACCGATCGGGAGGTGCTGCTGGAGGAGATGCTGGACACCTGGGAGCGTCAGAGCGTCGACGCGGAGATCGACCGGGTGGAGCAAGAGGGTGGCGCGCGCGACAAGGCTTGGCTGGTCGACAGGTTTCTGCAGTCGGCTGACCAGGTGCGCTCGGTCGACTTGGCGCTGCGCGACTGGGCCCGGCGGGACCAAGCTATCGCTGAGCGTATGCGCCGCGTGGACAACAAGCGCATGCGGCTGGCACGAGAGATGATCGGTACCTTCTGCTCCGACCCCGACGAGGTCGAGGCCCGCGCCCTGCTCGCCTTCTGCCTGGCGATCGGGAGCGCCTTCCTCGCCGCCGACCACCCCGACCGCAGCCGCGCCCAGGTCATCGCCGACGCCGCCGAACTCGTCCTCGCCCACCAGCCGGAGGTGCTCGCCCCGTCGGCGGGGCACGCTCATCAGTGA
- a CDS encoding TetR/AcrR family transcriptional regulator: MPRLVDHEVRRRQITDAVRRVIVGGGLEAVTFQSVAAEAGFSIRLVQYYFGSKSEFLLATHRSVMEDAGARFTQRWSTLGQDAAPREAIRAVLTELLPLDGQRREEAIVLGAFGTAAITGGGITAEETFAAPRALVTIVADQLCRAQDGHGVGPCRADLDAELILMAISGLAQSMLQGYSTAQSATGLVDHLLDHVLGPTAAATLGDDESSAAATRIACDISPECDSPPA, encoded by the coding sequence GTGCCGCGACTGGTCGACCATGAAGTGCGGAGACGCCAGATCACCGACGCCGTACGCCGAGTAATCGTCGGCGGCGGCCTCGAAGCGGTGACCTTCCAATCGGTCGCCGCCGAGGCCGGATTCTCGATACGGCTGGTGCAGTACTACTTCGGAAGCAAGAGCGAATTCCTGCTGGCGACCCACCGATCGGTGATGGAAGACGCCGGCGCCCGATTCACGCAACGGTGGTCCACGCTCGGCCAGGACGCCGCACCCCGCGAAGCGATCCGCGCGGTCCTGACCGAACTGCTACCCCTGGACGGGCAACGCCGGGAAGAAGCCATCGTGCTCGGCGCTTTCGGCACCGCGGCGATCACCGGCGGTGGCATCACCGCGGAAGAAACCTTCGCCGCGCCTCGCGCACTGGTCACGATCGTCGCCGACCAGCTCTGTCGAGCCCAAGACGGCCACGGCGTAGGCCCCTGCCGCGCGGATCTCGACGCCGAACTCATCCTCATGGCAATCAGTGGACTCGCCCAAAGCATGCTCCAGGGCTACAGCACCGCTCAGTCCGCGACCGGACTCGTCGACCACCTCCTCGACCATGTACTGGGCCCGACTGCAGCGGCCACTCTCGGCGATGACGAGAGCTCTGCGGCCGCAACCCGCATCGCGTGCGATATCTCGCCCGAATGTGATTCCCCACCTGCCTGA
- a CDS encoding VOC family protein — protein sequence MSVNAVAHLNFHGLARAALEFYQSVFGGQTTLATYADFGMPTDSPDAGKVVFGQVVADNGFRVMAYDVPGEHAPTALGVPATRRENGTTITEEPFFLSVRGETVEEVGALWERLADGATVIEEFGPAQWAPAFGMLRDRFGITWILDVTAEYAQA from the coding sequence ATGTCGGTAAACGCTGTTGCCCACCTGAACTTCCACGGGCTGGCCCGTGCTGCTCTGGAGTTCTACCAGTCGGTGTTCGGCGGGCAGACCACTCTCGCCACTTATGCGGACTTCGGGATGCCCACCGACTCGCCCGACGCAGGCAAAGTGGTCTTCGGCCAGGTCGTCGCCGACAACGGCTTCCGGGTCATGGCCTACGACGTGCCCGGCGAGCACGCTCCAACCGCCCTCGGCGTGCCCGCCACCCGCCGCGAGAACGGCACCACCATCACCGAGGAGCCGTTCTTCCTGTCCGTTCGCGGCGAGACCGTCGAGGAGGTCGGCGCACTGTGGGAACGCCTTGCGGACGGCGCCACGGTTATCGAGGAGTTCGGCCCGGCCCAGTGGGCACCCGCCTTCGGGATGCTGCGCGATCGCTTCGGTATCACCTGGATCCTCGACGTCACGGCTGAGTACGCGCAGGCCTGA
- a CDS encoding NADP-dependent oxidoreductase, producing the protein MASSVDIELDNRQWVLRRRPVGMVGDNDFELLRSPVPELGPSDALVRVHWLGIDPTQRSWLNDGENYIDPVPLDTVMRGSGVGEVVASNNPDYPVGTWVAGMVGWQNYVLASEQGLFGLNIVPDGVDPKLMLSLFGVNGLTAYFGMIDIGRAGEGDTVVVTAAAGATGSVAGQIAKALGCRVIGIAGGPDKCAWLTEQAGLDVAIDYKNEDVRVRLAAAAPEGIDVFFDSVGGPILDDGLMNLAMNARVVLCGGIATGYTAHLPATGPCNYLALTVKRARMEGFIFLDYLDRFPEAFGKLSGWHAEGKIVIAESVVEGLESAPSALRGLFQGTNIGKQLVRVR; encoded by the coding sequence ATGGCTTCCTCCGTCGACATCGAACTCGACAACCGCCAATGGGTACTGCGCCGCCGACCCGTAGGCATGGTGGGCGACAACGACTTCGAGCTGCTGCGATCACCTGTTCCCGAGCTCGGCCCATCGGACGCGCTCGTGCGGGTCCATTGGCTCGGCATCGACCCGACGCAGCGGAGCTGGCTCAACGACGGCGAGAATTACATCGATCCCGTGCCGCTCGACACGGTGATGCGCGGCAGCGGCGTAGGCGAGGTCGTCGCGTCGAACAACCCGGACTACCCGGTCGGGACCTGGGTCGCGGGGATGGTCGGCTGGCAGAACTACGTTCTGGCCTCGGAACAAGGGCTCTTCGGGTTGAACATCGTGCCCGACGGCGTCGATCCCAAGCTGATGTTGAGCCTGTTCGGGGTGAACGGATTGACCGCCTACTTCGGCATGATCGATATCGGCCGTGCAGGCGAGGGCGACACGGTGGTGGTCACAGCCGCAGCGGGCGCCACCGGCTCCGTCGCCGGCCAGATCGCGAAAGCATTGGGCTGCAGGGTGATCGGAATCGCGGGCGGGCCGGACAAGTGCGCGTGGCTCACCGAACAGGCAGGCCTCGACGTCGCCATCGACTACAAAAACGAGGACGTGCGCGTACGCCTGGCGGCGGCCGCTCCCGAAGGAATCGATGTGTTCTTCGACAGCGTGGGTGGCCCCATCCTGGATGACGGGCTGATGAATCTCGCGATGAACGCTCGCGTGGTGCTGTGCGGTGGTATCGCCACGGGTTACACCGCGCACCTTCCCGCGACCGGACCATGTAATTACCTTGCGCTGACGGTGAAGCGTGCTCGCATGGAAGGGTTCATCTTCCTCGACTACCTCGATCGCTTTCCCGAGGCATTCGGCAAGCTGTCCGGCTGGCACGCCGAGGGCAAGATCGTCATCGCCGAGAGTGTCGTCGAGGGCCTCGAATCCGCACCGTCGGCCCTGCGTGGCCTGTTTCAGGGAACCAACATCGGCAAGCAACTCGTGCGGGTCCGGTGA
- a CDS encoding alpha/beta fold hydrolase yields the protein MMVRSYRISGPKGRLMPRIGRFTSEEARATFLRAYDTVAAKWPVPSTDIDVETSFGTTRVRKSGNGDGAPIMLLPGIGGNGQIWLNFIEDLARERVVYTPDVIGWAGRCVQTAPVRDTADIATWMVEVLDGLGEDRIHLAGNSLGAWLAGAIAAHRCDRLASLTMFEPSGATFAKPRWSLLFKFLVVGARPTPERMRKFNKWLMPGLNFTDEQFALVMATVKFRSGMPWDRPFTDEQLAAVTAPSLVLFGADTVVSDPQLGAARARNHMPSAEAEIYPGIGHDLLWADPEQIIPRFLDFVAHHDQIRA from the coding sequence ATGATGGTACGGTCGTACCGTATAAGTGGACCGAAGGGGAGGCTCATGCCGAGGATCGGGCGATTCACCAGCGAGGAAGCGAGAGCGACCTTCCTACGCGCCTATGACACCGTGGCTGCGAAATGGCCTGTGCCCTCGACCGATATCGACGTGGAAACATCTTTCGGCACCACGCGAGTACGCAAATCCGGAAACGGGGACGGTGCACCGATCATGCTGCTGCCGGGCATCGGGGGTAACGGGCAGATATGGCTCAACTTCATCGAGGATCTGGCGCGCGAGCGCGTCGTGTACACCCCGGACGTGATCGGGTGGGCGGGACGCTGTGTGCAGACCGCACCCGTGCGCGACACGGCAGATATCGCGACCTGGATGGTCGAGGTGCTCGACGGACTCGGTGAGGATCGGATCCATCTGGCCGGGAACTCCCTGGGCGCCTGGCTGGCCGGTGCCATCGCCGCGCACCGTTGCGATCGCCTGGCCAGTCTGACCATGTTCGAGCCCAGTGGTGCGACCTTCGCCAAGCCGCGCTGGAGTCTGCTGTTCAAATTCCTTGTGGTGGGTGCGCGGCCGACTCCTGAGCGGATGCGCAAGTTCAACAAGTGGCTGATGCCGGGCCTGAACTTCACCGACGAGCAGTTCGCACTCGTCATGGCAACGGTGAAGTTCAGGTCCGGCATGCCGTGGGACCGCCCGTTCACCGACGAACAGCTTGCCGCCGTCACCGCACCGAGCCTGGTGCTCTTCGGCGCCGACACCGTCGTCAGCGACCCGCAGCTAGGGGCGGCGCGCGCCCGCAACCACATGCCGTCGGCCGAAGCCGAAATCTACCCGGGCATCGGACACGATCTGCTGTGGGCCGATCCCGAGCAGATAATTCCCCGCTTCCTCGACTTCGTCGCCCACCACGACCAAATCCGAGCATGA
- a CDS encoding CBS domain-containing protein, protein MQRPIITVRHDNTACEAALLLAELGYAALPVLDQDDRLTGVLTSGDLLRAGELDDTVDEVMTTPAVSVPATAALAEVMSRLVTRGLRSLPVIDADGRVVGMFSRGDALRIMLTPDDALTAGAQNLLDQYTGARRWHVTVHGGDASISGRFADEPERRIAIALTRTVPGTRTATIATTPVH, encoded by the coding sequence ATGCAAAGACCCATCATCACCGTCCGGCACGACAACACCGCATGCGAGGCGGCGCTGCTGCTCGCCGAACTGGGCTACGCGGCGCTGCCCGTTCTCGACCAAGACGATCGCCTCACCGGGGTACTCACCAGCGGTGACCTCCTGCGGGCCGGTGAACTCGACGACACGGTCGATGAAGTCATGACCACACCAGCGGTCTCGGTCCCCGCCACCGCGGCACTGGCCGAGGTCATGAGCAGGCTTGTCACGCGCGGACTGCGCAGTCTGCCCGTCATCGATGCCGACGGCCGCGTGGTCGGTATGTTCAGCCGTGGCGACGCGTTGCGAATCATGCTCACCCCCGACGACGCACTCACGGCCGGTGCACAGAACCTCCTCGATCAATACACCGGCGCACGACGGTGGCATGTCACCGTCCACGGAGGCGACGCCAGCATCTCCGGCCGGTTCGCCGACGAACCCGAACGGCGCATCGCCATCGCCCTGACCCGCACTGTCCCCGGCACCCGCACCGCGACCATCGCGACCACGCCTGTGCACTGA
- a CDS encoding DUF6463 family protein: protein MIKWAGWLITLCGVGHTLGALAQTVPHYAGDWFSWALWEKQNNDPIAMSHTTAAFWYSAFSFGPPLIMIGLIVMWLNRHRITPPLFIAWSVACWTLITAVLSGPSPLLLLLIASVLLLVGARRVGPAPQVMTAS, encoded by the coding sequence ATGATCAAGTGGGCTGGTTGGCTTATCACCTTGTGCGGAGTCGGACACACGTTGGGCGCACTGGCGCAGACTGTCCCCCACTACGCCGGGGACTGGTTCAGCTGGGCATTGTGGGAGAAGCAGAACAACGACCCGATCGCGATGAGCCACACTACCGCCGCGTTCTGGTACTCGGCCTTCAGTTTCGGCCCGCCACTCATCATGATCGGCCTGATCGTGATGTGGCTCAACCGCCATAGGATCACCCCGCCACTGTTCATCGCGTGGAGCGTTGCGTGCTGGACCCTGATCACCGCCGTTCTCTCCGGGCCCTCACCCCTGCTGCTCCTCCTGATCGCGTCCGTCCTGCTACTGGTCGGCGCCCGCCGCGTCGGCCCCGCGCCCCAGGTGATGACAGCGTCGTGA
- a CDS encoding methyltransferase domain-containing protein has protein sequence MSESHSHLFDDKFGEFQRWQVSPWGRLRYTTAAVNLTAHLPAGALEILDAGGGNGLDALELAAQGHHVTIADTSDRSLAEARAAAKHRGLEDHVTTRRTRPGHPRSRVLCGTGTAPVPDR, from the coding sequence GTGAGTGAGTCACATTCGCATCTGTTCGACGACAAGTTCGGCGAGTTCCAGCGGTGGCAAGTTAGTCCGTGGGGTCGGCTGCGGTATACAACCGCAGCCGTCAACCTGACCGCCCATCTACCCGCTGGCGCGCTGGAGATCCTCGACGCGGGCGGCGGCAACGGCCTCGACGCGCTCGAACTCGCCGCCCAGGGACATCACGTCACGATCGCCGACACCTCCGACCGGTCCCTCGCCGAAGCACGCGCCGCGGCCAAGCACCGTGGCTTGGAAGATCATGTCACCACCCGGCGCACACGACCTGGACACCCTCGGTCACGCGTTCTCTGCGGCACCGGGACGGCCCCGGTGCCGGACCGATGA
- a CDS encoding DUF6400 family protein → MADLDFAYDLTLDEVRRRSAVVAALGDDWDPVAALAEENLAYDMLYSNLDDEQQRIYEELVRAGILPDRATGCVAD, encoded by the coding sequence ATGGCCGACCTCGATTTTGCTTACGACCTCACTCTGGACGAGGTACGACGGCGCAGCGCCGTCGTCGCGGCGCTCGGTGACGACTGGGATCCGGTGGCGGCGCTCGCCGAGGAAAATCTCGCGTACGACATGCTGTACTCGAATCTCGACGATGAGCAGCAGCGGATCTACGAGGAACTCGTCCGGGCCGGGATCCTGCCGGATCGGGCGACAGGTTGTGTTGCCGACTGA
- a CDS encoding helix-turn-helix domain-containing protein — translation MVTLDRLANILGGYGIRLRLGSVPRSTPLRSVVIHGADHDPTEIGDVLLGIGARSMSEVVAWAVSARAVVALIRGGEEAEAEPEINGVAVMVVDPAVDWSEVAAVVYGLVLEGRETEAGRGPTDLFALADSLADAVGGAVTIEDRLSRVLAYSRPQQHLDPARVETILGREMPSWLRSVFDARGVFVHLATSEEPLFVPAQAERGVTGRMVVAVRVGRQLLGSVWVSCPAPLHGARRRALADGARTVALHLLRSRASADLERQVESDLVIRLLEGDADATTVASRLGLAPEGLRVIALRARIAEEQHAALLLIFERATTGFGWSRSSRSALVGDTIYTVLPADQADTVRHWISELQVALPAQMTVSAGISGVARATELASARQEADECLALHETHSAAATPPAYDESWDEILLQRLRTAGLSGRTPARGPVSELRRHDSTNSTQYVPTLRAWLQAQGDPTEAGAHLGVHENTVRNRLRKMAEVTNLDLDDPRKRLAMMIELAVTDND, via the coding sequence ATGGTGACATTGGACCGGTTGGCCAACATACTGGGTGGTTATGGAATTCGCCTGCGATTGGGTTCGGTTCCCCGGTCCACCCCATTGCGCAGCGTGGTGATCCACGGCGCCGATCACGACCCCACGGAAATCGGCGATGTGCTGTTGGGCATCGGAGCCCGCTCGATGTCGGAGGTGGTGGCCTGGGCAGTGTCGGCGCGGGCTGTTGTCGCGCTCATCCGTGGGGGTGAGGAGGCCGAGGCCGAGCCGGAGATCAACGGTGTGGCGGTGATGGTGGTCGACCCTGCGGTGGACTGGAGCGAGGTGGCTGCGGTGGTCTACGGGTTGGTGCTGGAAGGACGCGAGACCGAGGCCGGTCGCGGCCCGACCGATTTGTTCGCCTTGGCCGACAGTCTCGCCGACGCCGTCGGAGGTGCGGTCACGATCGAGGATCGCCTGTCTCGGGTGCTGGCATATTCCAGGCCGCAGCAGCACCTCGACCCGGCACGGGTAGAGACGATTCTGGGCCGGGAGATGCCGTCGTGGTTACGGTCGGTGTTCGATGCGCGCGGTGTCTTCGTACATTTGGCGACCTCGGAGGAACCGTTGTTCGTCCCCGCGCAGGCAGAGCGTGGGGTGACGGGGCGGATGGTCGTGGCCGTGCGTGTGGGACGGCAACTGCTGGGGTCGGTCTGGGTGTCGTGCCCGGCACCGTTGCACGGGGCTCGACGCAGGGCCTTGGCCGACGGCGCGCGGACGGTGGCCCTGCACCTGTTGCGGTCGCGGGCCAGCGCGGACCTGGAACGTCAGGTGGAATCCGACCTCGTGATCCGTTTGCTGGAGGGCGACGCGGACGCGACGACAGTGGCCAGCAGGCTGGGGTTGGCGCCGGAGGGTTTGCGGGTGATCGCGCTGCGGGCTCGGATCGCGGAGGAACAGCACGCCGCGCTGCTGTTGATCTTCGAGCGAGCGACAACCGGATTCGGCTGGTCCCGGTCCAGCCGCAGCGCCCTGGTCGGCGACACCATCTACACCGTGCTGCCCGCCGACCAGGCGGACACGGTACGCCACTGGATAAGCGAGCTGCAGGTTGCACTGCCGGCGCAGATGACGGTGTCGGCCGGAATCAGCGGTGTCGCCCGCGCCACGGAGTTGGCGTCGGCGCGTCAAGAGGCCGACGAATGCCTGGCGCTGCACGAGACCCACTCTGCGGCTGCGACACCTCCTGCCTATGACGAGTCGTGGGACGAAATTCTGCTCCAACGGCTGCGCACCGCAGGGCTTTCTGGACGGACCCCCGCACGGGGGCCGGTGTCGGAGTTGCGGCGCCATGACAGCACGAACTCCACCCAGTATGTGCCAACGCTGCGCGCGTGGTTGCAGGCGCAGGGCGACCCCACCGAGGCGGGCGCGCACCTCGGGGTGCACGAGAACACCGTCCGTAACCGGCTGCGCAAGATGGCAGAGGTGACCAATCTCGACTTGGACGACCCCCGCAAACGACTCGCCATGATGATCGAGCTCGCCGTCACCGACAACGACTGA
- a CDS encoding alpha/beta hydrolase, protein MTAFALIHGAGGSAFDWHLLEAELRNRGHDAVAVDLPMSDPQAGLWDYADAVVQVTGGRRPLVVVAHSWGGFVGPLVGVRAGAAALVLVTAMIPSPGEMPDAWWERSGKPSSGSDDDYELYFHDVPRELAQRVLTHDGALAEKISMDRAGREPWPLSAWPDIPTRYLLCRDDRFFTPDFARRHVKERLGITPDEMPGSHMVMLSRPDELADYLVQVLPVPRNRRSSHTRREDM, encoded by the coding sequence ATGACAGCTTTCGCTCTCATCCACGGTGCCGGCGGGAGCGCTTTCGACTGGCATCTGCTCGAAGCAGAACTCCGCAACCGCGGGCACGACGCGGTCGCGGTGGATCTGCCGATGTCCGACCCCCAGGCCGGGCTCTGGGACTACGCCGACGCCGTCGTCCAGGTAACCGGCGGACGCCGGCCTCTCGTGGTGGTGGCCCACTCCTGGGGCGGTTTCGTCGGTCCCCTGGTCGGCGTGCGCGCCGGAGCCGCCGCGCTTGTGCTGGTGACCGCCATGATTCCGAGCCCGGGCGAGATGCCGGACGCCTGGTGGGAACGCAGCGGCAAACCATCGTCCGGCAGCGATGACGACTACGAGCTCTACTTTCACGATGTCCCTCGCGAACTGGCCCAGCGGGTCCTGACCCACGACGGCGCGCTCGCGGAGAAGATCAGCATGGACCGAGCGGGGCGAGAGCCATGGCCGTTGTCCGCCTGGCCGGACATTCCGACGAGATACCTGCTCTGCCGCGACGACCGTTTCTTCACCCCCGACTTCGCGCGCCGCCACGTGAAGGAGCGGCTGGGCATCACCCCGGACGAGATGCCCGGTAGCCACATGGTGATGTTGTCGCGCCCGGACGAGCTGGCCGACTATCTGGTGCAGGTTCTTCCAGTGCCTCGTAATCGGCGCTCGTCGCACACCCGCAGAGAGGATATGTGA